The Anaerolineae bacterium genomic sequence CCTGATATCCTCTGTAGGAGACAGAATATGTGTTTTGGAAAAGCACATATGCATAAAAATATCGTTTAAAGTATCCACTCCACCGGTGAGAGCCATGTCTGAACGGCCAGACATAAGCTCCATCACCGCAAGGTGTATCGCGCTCATCGAGCTGGCGCAGGCAGCGTCAACCACGCAGTTAGTGCCCCCCAAATCGAGTCGATTGCATATTCTTCCTGCCACGACATTTCCAAGAAGACCTGGGAAGGAGTTTTCCTGCCACGATACATATGAATCGGATATCCGATCGATTATCTCCTGGGTCTTTTCAGAAGAGATCCCTGAATCAAGAAGAGCCTTGCGCCATTTTGGATGTCCAAGTCTTGCGCCTAGCGGAATAACAAGCTCCTGGGTGCCGGTTATTCCTAATATTACGCTTGTTTTATCTTTGTTGAATTTTTTGCCTTTCCAGTAGCCCGCGTCATCAAGAGCTGTTTTTGCGGCCATGAGGCCAAGAATCTGTGAGGTGTCTGTTGCTTCAATGGAAGACGGAGGCATGCCGAATTCGGTTGGGTCAAATGAAACAGGGGAAAGAAAACCGCCACGTCTGCAGTAAACATGGTCTGGTTCTTTTGGATTTTTGTTAAAGTAATCTTCAGGATTCCAGTGTGATTTGGGGACTTCGGTTATGCCGTCTTTGCCTTGAAATATTAAACGCCAATATTCTTTTAATCCCGGAGATTTTGGGAAGAAGCATCCAATGCCGATAATGGCGATCGGGATGTTTTGGTTGTTTTTAGTTTCAGTTGGTTTCATTGGTTCAGGGTTCATTAGCCGATTTTATTATTATTTGCCACGAAGAACACGAAGGTTTTTTCTTTATCTTCACTCACTTCGCGCTCTTCGTGGTAAAAAAATCACTCTGTGCGCCTTAGAATTTTCTTAAGTTAATGGTGTTGACTTAACGCTATAATAATTCATAAAAAATATTTTCAAGAGATTGACAAACCTCTTTAAGTTGTTATATTGACATAACAAGTAATCAAGAAGGAATTATGATAAAATATTATACAAACAGAGAATTGTCAAGGAGATTGGAGATAAACCTTGCCAGATGGAAGAGGTGGTCAAGGGAATTTCTCCCACCGGACCCTTTAGGGGGGATGCAATCCGGATACGCAAGGCAATACACTCCTGATAGTACTTTTATAGTCTTTCTCGGCGGTTATCTGGTGTCTTATATGAAATTTACTATTCCGGAGGCAAAGCAAATCCTGAAAGATTTACATGGCTGGCTTGTGGATAATGGATTTTATTTTCTTGATAAGGGGGACTCAAAAACTTCTGATATTATAAACAGTGTGATTTATAGATATGTTATTTATATTTACGAAAACAGCCTGTCCGGAGAACACATCGATTTTTATTATAAAATCAAGGGGATAATTTCTGAGAGGCCTGTGGATTACAAGGGCCGGCAGGTGCGTGAAGAGCTCTGTGTGGAAACAACGATTAAACAACCTGATAAGAAGACGCCTGAACCTGATACAATTAATGTTAAAATGTTAAATATTACAGGGGTTCGTAATAAATTATCAGAAAGGCTGGGACTAAACAGTGAACGGTTATAGCAGCCTGTATATTTCTGAAAGTTCCATGGGAGAGAAGCTGCCCGCGCCTGCCGGTAGTGTTACTCCATAGCTGCGAAGCAGGTTGGCTCGTGTCGCGACTGAGGCGCCATAAAGAAGATTCATGGCAACAGTGACTGTTTTGCGGTTTTCCGCTTTTTCGAGAAACGATCCTTTTACCCATTCATTAAATGCGCCTATGGCAGGGCCGCACCAGATCTGGTAATCCATTTTTCGTGAAGGATCTCCTGTCGTTGCCCAGGTCGAACTTTGTCCCAGATAGGATCGAAAGACAAGGGCCATCTTGTGCTTAGGATCCTTTTCAGCCAGTTTAATCTGTTTTGGATCACGTTTGAGGAAAAAGCCTTTTGTCTGGTTCCAGGTTTCTTCAAAACCGCAACGGAAAAGGTCTTGTTCCAGAACATGCCTTTGCTTTTCGGGTATGCTTTCATAACTTTCGTGTCTGCTGTAAAGATCGTAAAGCTTCAAGGCGCGAAAAGGAAACATGGTTCCTCGTTTTAATACCTGAACCTTTACTCCTATTTCAAACATATCCGCGGCCGGCGCCATGGTTACATCCGCCTGGCCTGCTTCTGAAAGGAGCCGGCGAACAGTTTCCGATGTGCCGGCCTCAACACAGGACTGGTTAATGGAGCCGGTTAGAATATAGGCAGCGCCCATTGCAAATGCCGCGGCCGCTGAATAAGGGGTTGCGATTCCTCCGCCAAGTCCAACGCAAAGCGGAGTTGTATAACTGTATTTTTCGGCGATTTTATCTCGAAGCGCAAGCATGGTAGGCAACAATGTAATAGCCGGCCTGTTGTCTGTATGGCCTCCGGAATCGGCTTCTGCTGTCAGATCTTCGGCCATCGGGATCAAAGCTGCCAGGGTTGCCTCCTGTGTTGTAATCATTTTTCTTTCAACAAGCTGGGACAGAAATTTTCCCGGCGGAGGTGAAAGGAATTTTTCTGCGACCTCAACCCGTGATACTTTAGCAATTATCCTGTTTGGGCATACGATATTGCCGCTCTGGTCATTATGAATTCCATGCACACGAAAGTAAACAAGCGGCAGAGTAAGGTCAAGATATGCAGAGGCGCTGATAAGCCTTATTTCATGCTTTAAATAGAGGTTTACGACCGCGGCCTCAAGTTCAGGATCGTTG encodes the following:
- a CDS encoding PfaD family polyunsaturated fatty acid/polyketide biosynthesis protein, with the protein product MFVKNKKNTGWWTQGKTEPELGDDAVKKAITRVTEPVFLLDMDGGLAAGRDGTITIGDLTEPNPGAYPLCAYSPPLPPENLGDPCFKKRHNLRYAYIAGAMANGITSVRMVQETGRAQMLGFFGAAGLSPDKIEAAIYGLKEHDLLFGFNLIHSPNDPELEAAVVNLYLKHEIRLISASAYLDLTLPLVYFRVHGIHNDQSGNIVCPNRIIAKVSRVEVAEKFLSPPPGKFLSQLVERKMITTQEATLAALIPMAEDLTAEADSGGHTDNRPAITLLPTMLALRDKIAEKYSYTTPLCVGLGGGIATPYSAAAAFAMGAAYILTGSINQSCVEAGTSETVRRLLSEAGQADVTMAPAADMFEIGVKVQVLKRGTMFPFRALKLYDLYSRHESYESIPEKQRHVLEQDLFRCGFEETWNQTKGFFLKRDPKQIKLAEKDPKHKMALVFRSYLGQSSTWATTGDPSRKMDYQIWCGPAIGAFNEWVKGSFLEKAENRKTVTVAMNLLYGASVATRANLLRSYGVTLPAGAGSFSPMELSEIYRLL